CGCCGCCTCCGCCCGGTCGGCGAGCAGACGCAGCGCGGCCACGTCGCCCGAGGCCCCGGCCCACAGGGCGCGGCCGTGACCGAACTGGCCGCCGCCGGCCAGGGCCAGCCGGAAGGGGGCGGTGCGGTGGGCCGCGCGGGCGAGGCGGTCCGACAGACCGGGCAGGACGTCGTCGGCGACCTCGCCGTAGAAGGCGAGGGTGAAGTGCCAGCCGGGGCGGCCCGTCCAGCGCAGCCCGTCGGCGCCCGGCAGCCGCCGCAACCGGTCGACCTCGACGGCGAGTTCGGCGGCGATCTCCTGCGGCGGCAGTACGGCGGCGAAGAGTCTCATGCCCCCACCATCCCAGAGACATCCCGGCGGCGACCCCGATGTGTCCCGCAGCCGCCCCCGAGACACCCCCGACGCGTCCACCGGGGCATCCCCGAGACATCCCGGAGAGATCGCGGACCGCACATCGCGTCCCGGGCGCGTGGGCAGGATCACCGCCATGACGCTCACCATCCGCGAAGGCGGCCCCGACGACGCTCCCCTGATCCTCGGCCTGCTGGACGGCGCCGTGCGGTGGCTGGTGGCCGAGGGCCGTACCGGGCAGTGGGGCACCAGAGCCTGGTCGGCGAATCCCCGGGCCGTGGCACAGGTGCACCGGTACGCCACCGCGGGCACGCCGTACATCGCCGAGTCGGACGGAATGCCGGCCGCCACCCTGACGCTCACCGACGCGCCCGGCTCCTATGTGGAGCCCGCCGGCGAGCCCGAGCGGTACATCCATCTGCTCGCCGCCGACCCCCGGTTCAAGGGGCGGGGCGCCGGTGCCGCGCTGCTCGCCCACGCGGCCGAGGTGACCCGGCGGGCGGGGATCTCGCTGCTGCGGGTGGACTGCTACGCGGGCGACGACGGCAAGCTGGTCGCCTACTACGAGCGCCAGGGGTTCGTGCGCACCGAGTCCTTCAGCCAGGACGGCTGGCCGGGGCAGGTGCTGGCCCGGAGGGTGCGGTAGCCGCACCCTCCGGGGATGGTCACACGGCCGTGGCGAGTTCCTCGCGCTTGCGCTGGACGAACCGCAGGCGCGGGTGCCCTCCGTGCCAGCCGACCGACAGCCGCAGGCCGCCGACGCGGGCGAGGATGAGGCCGATGGTGCCGGCCGCGAGGGCGGAGACGACACCGCCGAGGGCGAAGCCGGCCCGGGCGCCGTAGGTGTCGGTGATCCAGCCGATCACCGGGGCGCCGAGCGGGGTGCCGCCCATGAAGACCATCATGAACAGGGACATCACCCGGCCGCGCATGGCGGGGTCGGTGGCCATCTGCACGGTGGTGTTCGCGGTGACGTTGACCGTGAGGCCGCAGATCCCGATCGGCACCATGAGCACGGCGAACAGCCAGTACGCGGGGGCGAGGGAGGCCACGATCTCCAGCACCCCGAAGGTGAGCGCGGCGAAGATCAGCAGCCGCATCCGGGCGGAGCCGCGGCGGGCGGCCAGCAGGGCGCCGCCGAGGGAGCCCAGGGCCATCAGCGTGTTCAGCAGGCTGTAGCCGCCGGCGCCCACGTGGAACACGTTGTCGGCGAAGGCGGAGAGCCACACCGGGAAGTTGAAGCCGAAGGTGCCGATGAAGCCGACCAGGACCACGGGCCAGATCAGCTCCGGGCGGCCCGCGACGTACTGGAGGCCCTCCCGCAGCTGGCCCTTGGCCCGCGGGGTCCGCTTG
This Streptomyces misionensis DNA region includes the following protein-coding sequences:
- the thpR gene encoding RNA 2',3'-cyclic phosphodiesterase is translated as MRLFAAVLPPQEIAAELAVEVDRLRRLPGADGLRWTGRPGWHFTLAFYGEVADDVLPGLSDRLARAAHRTAPFRLALAGGGQFGHGRALWAGASGDVAALRLLADRAEAAGRKAGVPMGEHRRYQAHLTLARGREAVDVRPYVELLRAFAGRSWTVTELALVRSNLPTSGERGEQPRYEAVGRWECGASG
- a CDS encoding GNAT family N-acetyltransferase encodes the protein MTLTIREGGPDDAPLILGLLDGAVRWLVAEGRTGQWGTRAWSANPRAVAQVHRYATAGTPYIAESDGMPAATLTLTDAPGSYVEPAGEPERYIHLLAADPRFKGRGAGAALLAHAAEVTRRAGISLLRVDCYAGDDGKLVAYYERQGFVRTESFSQDGWPGQVLARRVR
- a CDS encoding MFS transporter produces the protein MFSSLKVRNYRLFFVGQVVSNTGTWMQRIAQDWLVLSLTGSSAAVGITTALQFLPMLLFGLYGGVLVDRLPKRPALLVTQSSMALSGLALAALTLTGHVQVWHVYLAAFFVGLATVVDNPARQSFVSEMVGPDQLHNAVSLNSANFQSARLVGPAVAGLMITGVGTGWAFLANGLSFAAPITSLLLMRARELFPVKRTPRAKGQLREGLQYVAGRPELIWPVVLVGFIGTFGFNFPVWLSAFADNVFHVGAGGYSLLNTLMALGSLGGALLAARRGSARMRLLIFAALTFGVLEIVASLAPAYWLFAVLMVPIGICGLTVNVTANTTVQMATDPAMRGRVMSLFMMVFMGGTPLGAPVIGWITDTYGARAGFALGGVVSALAAGTIGLILARVGGLRLSVGWHGGHPRLRFVQRKREELATAV